The Vidua macroura isolate BioBank_ID:100142 chromosome 27, ASM2450914v1, whole genome shotgun sequence genome includes a window with the following:
- the HOXB6 gene encoding homeobox protein Hox-B6, producing the protein MSSYFVNSTFPVSLAAGQEPFLGQIPLYPSGYADPLRHYPSTYGATGVQDKGYTSSPYYQQSNAAFGGRGSACDYGAGGFFREKDPACAPPSLDEVPSFGPEARKSDCAQSKSVFGESEEQKCSAPVYPWMQRMNSCNSSSFGPSGRRGRQTYTRYQTLELEKEFHFNRYLTRRRRIEIAHSLCLTERQIKIWFQNRRMKWKKENKLLSSSQLSAEEEEEKAAE; encoded by the exons ATGAGTTCTTATTTTGTCAACTCGACCTTCCCGGTGAGCCTGGCGGCGGGGCAggagcccttcctgggacagaTCCCGCTGTATCCCTCGGGCTACGCGGATCCTCTGAGGCACTACCCCAGCACCTATGGAGCCACGGGCGTGCAGGACAAGGGCTACACCTCCTCTCCTTACTACCAGCAGAGCAACGCAGCGTTCGGCGGCCGCGGCTCCGCCTGTGACTATGGGGCCGGCGGGTTTTTCAGGGAGAAGGACCCTGCGTGCGCCCCTCCCAGCCTGGACGAGGTGCCCTCCTTCGGCCCCGAGGCGCGCAAGTCGGACTGCGCGCAGAGCAAAAGTGTGTTCGGAGAGAGCGAGGAGCAAAAGTGTTCCGCGCCGGTTTACCCCTGGATGCAGCGGATGAACTCTTGCAATA GTTCTTCCTTCGGGCCCAgcggccgccggggccgccAGACCTACACCCGGTACCAAAcgctggagctggagaaggaattccACTTCAACCGGTACCTGACGAGGAGGAGGCGCATCGAGATCGCGCACTCGCTGTGCCTGACCGAGCGCCAGATCAAAATCTGGTTCCAGAACCGCCGCATGAAGTGGAAAAAGGAGAACAAACTGCTCAGCTCCTCGCAGCTCAGcgccgaggaggaggaggagaaagcgGCGGAGtga
- the HOXB5 gene encoding LOW QUALITY PROTEIN: homeobox protein Hox-B5 (The sequence of the model RefSeq protein was modified relative to this genomic sequence to represent the inferred CDS: deleted 2 bases in 2 codons): protein ALNFVNSFSGRYPNGPDYQLLNYGTGSSMNGSYRDSSTMHSSSYGYNYNGMDLSINRSASSSHFGAVGESSRGFPSPAQESRFRQASSCSLSSPDSLPCSNSESHGGKPAPSPSEQAPAASSTNTNFTELDETSASSGADEGTPISSSIPRAQAEPIATSTAATEGQAPQIFPWMRKLHISHDMTGPDGKRARTAYTRYQTLELEKEFHFNRYLTRRRRIEIAHALCLSERQIKIWFQNRRMKWKKDNKLKSMSLASAGSAFQP from the exons GCTCTTAACTTTGTAAACTCGTTCTCAGGGCGCTACCCAAATGGCCCCGACTATCAGTTACTAAATTATGGGACCGGCAGTTCCATGAACGGTTCTTACAGAGATTCAAGCACCATGCATTCCAGCTCTTATGGCTACAACTACAATGGGATGGACCTTAGCATC AACCGCTCAGCCTCCTCCAGTCACTTTGGGGCTGTGGGCGAGAGCTCCCGCggtttcccttctccagctcaggagagcagGTTTAGACAGGCGTCCAGCTGCTCCTTATCTTCTCCCgactccctgccctgctccaacAGCGAGAGCCACGGAGGCAAACCCGCCCCGTCCCCCTCCGagcaggctcctgctgccagcagcaccaacaCAAATTTCACAGAACTAGACGAGACCAGCGCGTCCTCGGGAGCCGACGAGGGCACTCCAAtaagcagcagcatc ccccgAGCGCAGGCAGAGCCCATCGCGACCTCCACGGCAGCGACAGAAGGGCAGGCACCTCAGATATTCCCTTGGATGAGGAAACTTCACATTAGCCATG ACATGACTGGACCAGACGGGAAGAGGGCGAGGACAGCGTACACTCGCTACCAGACCCTGGAGTTGGAAAAGGAATTCCACTTCAATAGATATCTCACCCGCAGGAGGAGAATAGAGATCGCTCACGCTCTCTGCCTCTCCGAGCGCCAGATCAAAATCTGGTTCCAGAACCGGCGCATGAAGTGGAAGAAGGATAACAAACTGAAAAGCATGAGCCTGGCCTCGGCGGGCAGCGCCTTCCAGCCCTga